The sequence CCGAGATCCTGCAGGTCGTGCAGACCCTGACCCGCAACGGCATTCCCGTCATGGGCCACGTGGGCCTGATGCCGCAGACCGCCACCGCGCAGGGTGGCCTGCGCGTACAGGGCAAGGACGACGCGACCGCCCGCGCCACCCTGGACGGCGCCCTGGCGCTCGAGGAAGCCGGGGCGTTCAGCGTCGTGCTGGAGGCCATCCCCGCGCGGCTGGCGCGCCTCATCAGCGAGCGTCTGACGGTGCCCACCATCGGCATCGGCGCGGGCGTCGGCTGCGACGGGCAGGTGCTCGTCACGCACGACCTGCTCGGCATCTACGAGGGCGAGGAGAAGAAGATCGCCAAACGCTACGCCGAACTGGGCCGCGCCGCCCGCGAGGCCATCGCCGCGTACGCCGCCGAGGTCCGCGCCCGCGAGTTCCCCACCCGCGACAACGCCTTCGTCATGAAAGACGACGTGCTCGACAAACTGTACTGACAGCGGTTTCC comes from Deinococcus sedimenti and encodes:
- the panB gene encoding 3-methyl-2-oxobutanoate hydroxymethyltransferase translates to MKRSIPELQHSAQPLVMVTAYDYPGGKHAQAAGVDLILVGDSLGNVVLGYDSTAPVTLGDMIHHARAVRRGAPDTFMVVDLPFGTYHTGVQDAMRNAVRVIQETGADAIKMEGSTPEILQVVQTLTRNGIPVMGHVGLMPQTATAQGGLRVQGKDDATARATLDGALALEEAGAFSVVLEAIPARLARLISERLTVPTIGIGAGVGCDGQVLVTHDLLGIYEGEEKKIAKRYAELGRAAREAIAAYAAEVRAREFPTRDNAFVMKDDVLDKLY